In Alkalilimnicola sp. S0819, a single genomic region encodes these proteins:
- the flhA gene encoding flagellar biosynthesis protein FlhA — protein MSTAVMNVVRQIGSRGLGTPLLVVALLMMLVIPLHALALDMLFTFNIVLSMLVLLVTVYVARPLEFAVFPTVLLIATLLRLALNVASTRVVLLEGHTGTDAAGQVIEAFGNFVIGGNYAVGFVVFGILMIINFVVVTKGAGRISEVSARFTLDALPGKQMAIDADLNAGLITQDQARERRAEVSQEADFYGSMDGASKFVRGDAIAGVLILFINIIGGFAIGMLQHGMAAGTAFEYYTLLTIGDGLVAQIPSLMLSTGTAIIVTRVSAAQDMSGAVSAQILSNPKVLWVTAGVVGFLGIIPGMPNMPFLLLAALCASGAWVATKRSKAEDEALEMPVDELPRAGDAPPAEQRELSWDDVPPVDVIGLEVGYGLIPLVDRNQGGQLLTRIKGVRKKLSQDLGFLVQPVHIRDNLDLGPSQYRLSVLGVPVAEAEIYPNKEMAINPGSVSGQVQGIPTKDPAFGLEAVWIDAGQRDQAQTLGYTVVDASTVVATHLSQVIQTHAHQLLGHEEAQKLLDQLAQSQPKLVAEVVPDTLPLSVVVKVLQNLLEERVPIRDMRSIVETLAEQGTRTRDPAQLTMAVREALGRMIVQSIAGMVGEVPVMTLDPQLEQILLDTVQGTSDGAAGFEPGLAERLQRSLAENAQRQEMAGQPAILLTSPQLRSWLYRLTRHSIGNLHVLSYNEVPDDKQVRIVSSVGQQPQVGTAR, from the coding sequence ATGAGCACCGCCGTGATGAACGTCGTACGCCAGATCGGCAGTCGTGGCCTGGGCACGCCGCTGCTGGTGGTGGCGCTGTTGATGATGCTGGTGATCCCGCTGCATGCGCTGGCCCTGGACATGCTGTTCACCTTCAACATCGTGCTCTCCATGCTGGTGCTGCTGGTCACGGTGTACGTGGCCCGGCCGCTGGAGTTCGCCGTCTTCCCCACGGTGCTGCTGATCGCCACCCTGCTGCGCCTGGCGCTGAACGTGGCCTCCACCCGGGTGGTGCTGCTGGAAGGGCACACCGGCACCGATGCCGCCGGCCAGGTCATCGAGGCCTTCGGCAACTTCGTCATCGGCGGCAACTACGCGGTGGGCTTCGTGGTCTTCGGCATCCTGATGATCATCAACTTCGTGGTGGTCACCAAGGGCGCCGGGCGCATCTCCGAGGTGTCCGCCCGCTTCACCCTGGATGCCCTGCCCGGCAAGCAGATGGCCATCGACGCGGATCTCAACGCCGGCCTGATCACCCAGGACCAGGCCCGGGAGCGCCGCGCCGAGGTCTCCCAGGAGGCCGACTTCTACGGCTCCATGGACGGCGCGAGCAAGTTCGTCCGCGGGGACGCCATCGCCGGCGTGCTGATCCTGTTCATCAACATCATCGGCGGCTTCGCCATTGGCATGCTGCAGCATGGCATGGCCGCCGGCACCGCCTTCGAGTACTACACCCTGCTGACCATCGGTGACGGTCTGGTGGCGCAGATCCCCTCGCTGATGCTCTCCACCGGCACCGCCATCATCGTCACGCGGGTATCCGCCGCCCAGGACATGTCCGGCGCGGTGAGCGCGCAGATCCTCAGCAACCCCAAGGTGCTCTGGGTCACCGCCGGGGTGGTGGGTTTCCTGGGCATCATTCCGGGCATGCCCAACATGCCCTTCCTGCTGCTGGCCGCGCTGTGCGCGAGCGGCGCCTGGGTCGCCACGAAACGCAGCAAGGCCGAGGACGAGGCGCTGGAAATGCCGGTGGACGAGCTGCCCCGGGCCGGCGACGCGCCCCCCGCCGAGCAGCGAGAGCTGAGCTGGGACGATGTGCCGCCGGTGGACGTGATCGGCCTGGAGGTGGGCTACGGCCTGATCCCGCTGGTGGATCGCAACCAGGGCGGCCAGTTGCTCACCCGCATCAAGGGCGTGCGCAAGAAGCTCTCCCAGGATCTGGGTTTTCTGGTGCAGCCGGTGCACATCCGCGACAACCTGGATCTCGGCCCCAGCCAGTACCGGCTGAGTGTGCTGGGCGTGCCGGTGGCCGAGGCCGAGATCTACCCCAACAAGGAAATGGCCATCAACCCGGGGTCCGTCTCGGGCCAGGTGCAGGGCATCCCCACCAAGGACCCGGCCTTCGGCCTGGAGGCGGTATGGATAGACGCGGGTCAGCGCGACCAGGCCCAGACCCTGGGCTACACGGTGGTGGACGCCAGCACCGTGGTGGCGACCCACTTGAGCCAGGTCATTCAGACCCACGCCCATCAGCTGCTGGGCCACGAGGAAGCGCAGAAGCTGCTGGACCAGCTGGCCCAGAGCCAGCCCAAGCTGGTAGCCGAGGTGGTGCCGGATACGCTGCCCTTGTCGGTGGTGGTGAAGGTGCTGCAGAACCTGCTCGAGGAACGTGTGCCCATTCGCGATATGCGCAGCATCGTCGAGACCCTGGCGGAGCAGGGCACCCGCACCCGCGACCCCGCCCAGCTCACCATGGCGGTGCGCGAGGCGCTCGGAAGGATGATCGTGCAGAGCATCGCCGGCATGGTCGGCGAGGTGCCGGTGATGACCCTGGATCCGCAGTTGGAACAGATATTGCTTGATACCGTACAAGGCACCAGCGATGGCGCCGCCGGCTTCGAGCCGGGGCTTGCGGAGCGGCTGCAGCGGTCTCTCGCCGAGAACGCCCAGCGTCAGGAAATGGCCGGCCAGCCGGCGATTCTGCTGACCTCGCCGCAACTGCGCAGCTGGCTGTACCGGCTGACCCGGCACAGCATCGGCAATCTGCACGTGCTCTCGTACAACGAGGTGCCCGACGACAAACAGGTTCGAATCGTCTCCAGCGTGGGCCAGCAGCCCCAGGTCGGGACGGCGCGATAA
- the flhB gene encoding flagellar biosynthesis protein FlhB yields the protein MAEENQDGQEKTEDPTPKRRQDAKDKGQVPRSQELNVTLLTLAAASALLVFGPYMGASLMDLIGEGLRVDRAVIFDPDGPFKQLRAIVAQGLWLIAPFALVMLLVALLSPVLLGGWVFSGKGLQPKLEKLNPLKGLKRIFGPQGLMNLVKALAKVLVVGGVGTMLLWSLRDNIALLGTVGLMEGVALAAKLLFGSFFALAAALILVAAVDVPWQIYSHTKKLRMTKQELKDEFKDTEGKPEVKGKIRQLQQQIAQGRMMEKVPEADVVVTNPTHFAVALKYDQAGGGAPVVVAKGVDEIAKRIREIAGEHRVPLFEAPPLARALYRTTKLEQEIPAGLYLAVAQVLAYIYQLRGAVRAQGERPTRPNPDIPEEFQQYAQRDQGSADP from the coding sequence ATGGCCGAAGAGAACCAGGACGGACAGGAGAAGACCGAAGACCCAACGCCCAAACGTCGCCAAGACGCGAAGGACAAGGGTCAGGTCCCCCGATCCCAGGAGTTGAACGTCACTTTGCTGACGCTCGCCGCCGCGAGCGCCTTGCTGGTGTTCGGCCCCTATATGGGCGCCTCCTTGATGGACCTGATCGGCGAGGGCCTGCGGGTGGATCGCGCCGTGATCTTCGACCCGGACGGCCCGTTCAAGCAGTTGCGCGCCATCGTCGCGCAAGGCCTGTGGCTGATCGCGCCCTTCGCCCTGGTAATGCTGTTGGTGGCGCTGCTCTCCCCGGTGCTGCTGGGCGGGTGGGTGTTCAGCGGCAAGGGCCTGCAGCCGAAGCTGGAGAAGCTGAACCCCTTGAAGGGGCTCAAGCGCATCTTCGGCCCCCAGGGCCTGATGAATCTGGTCAAGGCGCTGGCCAAGGTGCTGGTGGTGGGGGGCGTGGGCACGATGTTGCTGTGGAGCCTGCGCGACAATATCGCCCTGTTGGGCACCGTCGGGCTGATGGAGGGCGTCGCGCTCGCCGCCAAGCTGCTGTTCGGCAGCTTCTTCGCCCTGGCGGCGGCGCTGATCCTGGTGGCGGCGGTGGACGTGCCCTGGCAGATCTACTCCCACACCAAGAAGCTGCGCATGACAAAGCAGGAACTCAAGGACGAGTTCAAGGACACCGAGGGCAAGCCCGAGGTCAAGGGCAAGATCCGCCAGCTGCAGCAGCAGATCGCCCAGGGCCGGATGATGGAGAAGGTGCCCGAGGCCGATGTGGTGGTCACCAACCCCACCCACTTCGCCGTGGCGCTGAAATACGACCAGGCCGGGGGTGGCGCGCCGGTGGTGGTGGCCAAGGGCGTGGACGAGATCGCCAAGCGCATCCGCGAGATCGCCGGCGAGCACCGGGTGCCGTTGTTCGAGGCGCCGCCGCTGGCGCGTGCGCTGTACCGGACCACCAAGCTCGAGCAGGAAATCCCCGCCGGGCTGTATCTGGCCGTCGCCCAGGTGCTGGCCTACATCTACCAGCTGCGCGGCGCCGTCCGCGCCCAGGGCGAGCGGCCCACGCGGCCGAACCCGGACATACCCGAAGAATTCCAGCAATACGCCCAGCGTGACCAGGGGAGCGCGGATCCATGA
- a CDS encoding efflux transporter outer membrane subunit produces MTWRTISALLLGGLLSACALSPDYRRPEAPVPAGWPDQPASAEALPDWRDFFGDARLRALIDAALAHNRELRRAELNVAQARALYGVQRSQLWPALNAEAGLSRSRTPAALASGGEAHTASRYEAGLGLSAWELDFFGRVRSLGDAALAEYLATEQAQRAARQGLIAAVARAHLAERLLAEQIALAERSLTTRRDAFELVERRYQAGAASALERAQARSLVESARVALGALRRRHAQARNALGLLTGYAAPELPEAERLGGQGMGEGVPVGLSSVLLQRRPDILAAEQRLMAANANIGAARAAFFPRVTLTAFGGSASAELSALFQSGTGAWSFAPRITLPIFDWGRNRRNLELAELRREIAVVEYEQRIQQAFREVADALDALASLDGEIAAQQALLKAQQRRLSLAERRYEGGIANYLEVLDAQRELFGAEQGMAQLRQLRLLNRVELFAALGGGD; encoded by the coding sequence ATGACCTGGCGAACCATCTCCGCGCTGCTGCTGGGCGGGCTGCTCTCCGCCTGTGCTCTGAGCCCCGACTACCGCCGCCCGGAGGCGCCGGTGCCCGCCGGCTGGCCCGATCAGCCGGCGAGCGCCGAGGCCTTGCCGGACTGGCGGGATTTCTTCGGCGATGCGCGGCTGCGGGCACTGATCGACGCGGCGCTGGCGCACAACCGGGAACTGCGTCGCGCCGAATTGAACGTGGCGCAGGCCCGCGCCTTGTACGGCGTGCAGCGCAGCCAATTGTGGCCGGCGCTCAACGCGGAGGCGGGCCTGAGCCGCAGCCGCACGCCGGCGGCGCTGGCGAGCGGCGGCGAGGCGCACACCGCCAGCCGCTATGAAGCGGGCCTGGGCCTGTCGGCCTGGGAGTTGGACTTCTTCGGCAGGGTGCGCAGCCTCGGCGATGCCGCGCTGGCGGAGTACCTGGCCACCGAGCAGGCCCAGCGCGCCGCGCGTCAGGGGCTGATCGCCGCCGTGGCCCGGGCGCACCTGGCCGAGCGCCTGTTGGCCGAGCAGATCGCCCTCGCGGAGCGAAGCCTCACAACCCGGCGAGATGCCTTCGAGCTGGTGGAGCGGCGTTACCAGGCGGGCGCCGCGTCGGCGCTGGAGCGCGCCCAGGCGCGCTCCCTGGTGGAATCCGCGCGCGTGGCCTTGGGCGCGCTGCGGCGCCGCCATGCCCAGGCGCGTAACGCGCTGGGACTGCTCACCGGTTACGCGGCGCCGGAACTGCCCGAAGCCGAGCGCCTTGGCGGGCAGGGCATGGGTGAAGGCGTTCCCGTGGGCCTCTCTTCGGTGCTGTTGCAGCGCCGCCCGGACATCCTCGCCGCCGAGCAGCGGCTGATGGCGGCCAATGCCAACATCGGCGCCGCCCGCGCGGCCTTCTTCCCGCGCGTCACGCTCACCGCCTTCGGCGGCAGCGCCTCGGCGGAGCTCTCGGCGCTGTTCCAGTCCGGCACCGGGGCCTGGAGCTTCGCGCCGCGCATCACCCTGCCGATCTTCGACTGGGGTCGTAACCGGCGAAACCTGGAGCTTGCCGAGCTGCGCCGGGAAATCGCCGTGGTGGAATACGAGCAGCGCATCCAGCAGGCTTTCCGTGAAGTCGCCGACGCGCTGGACGCCCTGGCGAGCCTGGATGGCGAGATCGCCGCCCAGCAGGCCCTGCTGAAAGCCCAGCAGCGGCGCCTGTCGCTGGCCGAGCGCCGCTACGAAGGCGGCATCGCCAACTACCTGGAAGTGCTGGACGCCCAGCGCGAGCTGTTCGGCGCGGAACAGGGGATGGCGCAGTTGCGGCAATTGCGGCTGCTTAACCGGGTGGAATTGTTCGCGGCGCTTGGGGGCGGGGACTGA
- a CDS encoding efflux RND transporter permease subunit produces MARFFTDRPVFAWVIALFIMVAGLLAIGQLPVSQYPDIAPPTINIRVTYPGADAETLDKSVVSLIEQELNGADGLLYVGSESQANGMAQINATFVTGTDPDLAQVDIQNRIKRVESRLPAPVTRLGVRVSKSRSNFLMFVTLSSTDGRHSRVELGDYISRNVLEEIKRIPGVGQAQLFGTERAMRVWLQPDQLVNYRLTPADVLQAIRGQNTQVAAGTLGSQPSGDAQSIVMPVVVSGQLSTPEAFGNILLRAEADGSVVRLRDVARIELGGQNYQYGTWLNGSPNAAIGVQLSNTGNALETAQAVRDKLDELSRYFPEGVRYDVPNDTSRFVGISILGVVETLVEAVILVFLVMYLFLQNLRATLIPTLVVPVALLGSIATMLAMGFSINVLTMFGLVLAIGILVDDAIVVVENVERIMSEEGLSPREATLKAMRQVTGAIVGITLVLTSVFIPMAFFAGSVGVIYRQFSLTLVASMLFSALMALSLTPALCATLLKPVQAGHQYAKSGFFGWFNRGFSRLTRRYQGSIAYMLRRSGRFMVVYLLILVAAGLLFSRLPESFVPAEDQGYLITNIQLPAGASAIRTEAVLKEVEAFYRSHPAVENVLMIRGFSFSGRGDNAGLGYVTLKPWDERGPDEAVGAVVSQANARFSQIRDAIAFAVNPPPIRGLGNASGFSFRLQDRAGHGHEALLAARGQLLGLAAQSPVLSGVRPEGLADAPQLRLDVDREVAAALGVSFEQIAMVLGTALGSSYVNDFPNLGRQQQVVVQADPAGRMQPEDLQALHVRNAAGEMLPLGAFTEVNWQVGPMQLARYNGYPTLKISGSAAEGRSTGEAMLEMERLMEQLPAGFGYEWTGQSLEEKRSGAQAPALFALSLLAVFLCLAALYESWSVPAAVMLVVPLGILGALLATFLRDLPNDVYFKVGLIAIIGLSSKNAILIIEFAKDLQAQGRSLADATLQAVRLRFRPILMTSLAFGMGVVPLVLSTGAGSASQRAIGTAVFGGIISATVLAVFLVPVFYVVVRGLFRGSRRQREFDREHSHVNPQEDGL; encoded by the coding sequence ATGGCACGCTTTTTCACCGACCGGCCCGTTTTCGCCTGGGTCATTGCCCTGTTCATCATGGTGGCCGGGTTGCTCGCCATCGGCCAGCTGCCCGTGTCCCAGTACCCGGACATCGCCCCGCCTACTATCAACATCCGCGTCACCTATCCCGGCGCCGATGCCGAGACCCTGGACAAGAGCGTGGTCAGCCTGATCGAGCAGGAGCTCAACGGCGCCGACGGCCTGCTCTATGTGGGATCGGAAAGCCAGGCCAATGGCATGGCCCAGATCAACGCCACCTTCGTCACCGGCACCGACCCGGATCTGGCCCAGGTGGACATTCAGAACCGCATCAAGCGGGTGGAGTCCCGCCTGCCCGCGCCGGTGACCCGCCTGGGCGTGCGGGTGTCCAAGTCCCGCAGCAACTTCCTGATGTTCGTTACGCTCTCTTCCACCGACGGCCGCCACAGCCGGGTGGAGCTGGGCGATTACATTTCCCGCAACGTGCTGGAGGAGATCAAGCGCATCCCCGGCGTGGGCCAGGCACAGCTGTTCGGCACCGAGCGGGCCATGCGGGTGTGGCTGCAACCGGATCAACTGGTGAACTACCGGCTCACGCCGGCCGATGTGCTGCAGGCCATACGTGGCCAGAACACTCAGGTGGCGGCGGGCACGCTGGGCTCTCAGCCCAGCGGCGACGCCCAGAGCATCGTCATGCCCGTGGTGGTCAGCGGGCAGCTCTCCACCCCCGAGGCCTTCGGCAATATCCTGCTGCGCGCCGAGGCCGACGGCTCGGTGGTGCGTCTGCGGGACGTGGCGCGCATTGAGCTGGGCGGCCAGAACTACCAATACGGCACCTGGCTGAATGGCAGCCCCAACGCCGCCATCGGCGTGCAGCTCTCGAACACCGGCAACGCCCTGGAGACCGCCCAGGCGGTGCGGGACAAGCTGGACGAGTTGTCGCGCTACTTCCCGGAAGGGGTGCGCTACGACGTGCCCAACGACACCTCCCGCTTCGTGGGCATCTCCATCTTGGGCGTGGTGGAGACGCTGGTGGAGGCGGTGATCCTGGTGTTCCTGGTGATGTATCTGTTCCTGCAGAACCTGCGCGCCACCTTGATACCCACCCTGGTGGTGCCGGTGGCCCTGCTCGGGTCCATCGCCACCATGCTGGCGATGGGCTTCTCCATCAATGTGCTGACCATGTTCGGGCTGGTGCTGGCCATCGGCATCCTGGTGGATGACGCCATCGTGGTGGTGGAGAACGTCGAGCGGATCATGAGCGAAGAGGGGCTATCGCCCCGGGAGGCGACCCTCAAGGCCATGCGCCAGGTCACCGGCGCCATCGTCGGCATCACCCTGGTGCTCACCTCCGTGTTCATCCCCATGGCTTTCTTCGCCGGTTCGGTGGGGGTGATCTACCGCCAGTTTTCGCTCACCCTGGTGGCCTCCATGCTGTTCTCGGCGCTGATGGCGCTGAGCCTCACCCCGGCCCTGTGCGCGACCCTGCTCAAACCGGTGCAGGCCGGGCATCAGTACGCCAAGAGCGGCTTCTTCGGCTGGTTCAATCGCGGCTTCTCCCGGCTGACCCGGCGCTATCAGGGCAGCATCGCCTATATGCTGCGCCGCAGCGGGCGCTTCATGGTGGTCTATCTGCTGATCCTGGTGGCCGCGGGCCTGTTGTTTTCCCGCCTGCCGGAATCCTTCGTCCCGGCGGAGGACCAGGGCTATCTGATCACCAATATCCAACTGCCCGCCGGCGCCAGCGCCATCCGCACCGAGGCGGTGCTCAAAGAGGTAGAGGCGTTCTACCGCAGCCACCCGGCGGTGGAGAACGTGTTGATGATCCGCGGCTTCAGCTTCTCCGGCCGCGGCGACAATGCCGGGCTCGGCTACGTGACGCTCAAGCCCTGGGACGAGCGCGGCCCGGACGAGGCGGTGGGCGCGGTGGTCTCCCAGGCCAACGCCCGGTTCTCGCAGATTCGCGACGCCATCGCCTTTGCCGTCAACCCGCCGCCGATTCGCGGCCTGGGTAACGCCAGCGGTTTCAGCTTCCGCCTGCAGGACAGGGCGGGCCACGGCCATGAGGCGCTGCTCGCCGCGCGCGGCCAGTTGCTGGGCCTGGCGGCCCAAAGCCCGGTGCTCTCCGGCGTGCGCCCAGAGGGCCTGGCCGATGCGCCGCAGCTGCGCCTGGACGTGGACCGGGAGGTGGCCGCGGCGCTGGGTGTGTCCTTCGAGCAGATCGCCATGGTGCTGGGTACCGCGCTCGGTTCCAGCTACGTCAACGACTTCCCCAACCTGGGCCGGCAGCAACAGGTGGTGGTCCAGGCAGACCCGGCCGGGCGCATGCAGCCCGAGGATCTGCAGGCGCTGCATGTGCGCAACGCCGCCGGGGAAATGCTGCCGCTGGGCGCCTTCACCGAGGTGAATTGGCAGGTGGGCCCGATGCAGCTGGCGCGGTACAACGGGTATCCGACTCTGAAGATTTCCGGCAGCGCGGCGGAAGGGCGCAGCACCGGCGAAGCCATGCTGGAGATGGAGCGGCTCATGGAGCAGCTGCCCGCGGGCTTCGGTTACGAGTGGACCGGCCAGTCGCTGGAGGAGAAGCGCTCCGGCGCCCAGGCCCCGGCCCTGTTCGCGCTCTCCCTGCTGGCGGTGTTCTTGTGCCTGGCGGCGCTGTACGAGAGCTGGTCGGTGCCCGCGGCGGTGATGCTGGTGGTGCCGCTGGGCATACTGGGGGCGCTGCTGGCCACCTTCCTGCGTGATCTGCCCAACGACGTGTACTTCAAGGTGGGGTTGATCGCCATCATCGGCCTGTCGTCGAAGAACGCCATCCTGATCATCGAGTTCGCCAAGGACCTGCAGGCCCAGGGGCGCAGCCTGGCGGACGCCACCCTGCAGGCGGTGCGCCTGCGTTTCCGGCCCATCCTCATGACCTCGCTGGCCTTCGGCATGGGGGTGGTGCCCTTGGTGCTGTCCACCGGCGCCGGTTCCGCCAGCCAGCGGGCCATCGGCACCGCGGTGTTCGGCGGCATCATTTCCGCCACCGTGCTGGCGGTCTTCCTGGTGCCGGTGTTCTACGTGGTGGTGCGCGGACTGTTCCGCGGCAGCCGCCGCCAGCGAGAATTCGACCGGGAACACAGCCATGTGAACCCCCAGGAGGACGGCCTGTGA
- a CDS encoding efflux RND transporter periplasmic adaptor subunit: MPLPVRLRRSLLPVLLLVSLAACDSAENADQAAAAPPPPEVAVFTVEAAPLTLSEVLPGRLEASRIAQVRARAAGIVEQRVFREGALVDAGQVLFRIDPAPLEAALASARASLARAEAILAQADTTVERLRPLADGEAVSRQEFDNALAARDQAAAEVAAARAALRGAELNLDYATVTAPIAGRIGRALVTEGALVGQGEATPLARIQQTDPIYANLVQPGAEVLRLRRALTEGRLKTLGEGEARVSLVLEDGRVYERPGKLIFTDLTVDEGTGAVTLRAEFPNPDGFLLPGMFVRARLEQAVREQAITVPQQAVLRDSGGEAYVWRVDADNRARQHPVSVSHARNNRWLIESGLTAGDVIIVEGLQKVRPKAEVRTVPWKAPAASATPPATGQG, encoded by the coding sequence ATGCCCTTGCCCGTCCGCCTCCGCCGCTCTTTATTGCCGGTTCTGCTGCTGGTTTCCCTGGCTGCCTGTGACAGCGCCGAGAACGCCGACCAGGCCGCCGCCGCGCCGCCGCCGCCCGAGGTCGCCGTCTTCACGGTGGAAGCCGCCCCCCTGACCTTGAGCGAAGTGCTGCCCGGCCGACTGGAGGCCTCCCGCATCGCCCAGGTGCGCGCTCGCGCCGCCGGGATCGTCGAGCAGCGGGTGTTCCGTGAAGGGGCCCTGGTGGACGCCGGGCAAGTACTGTTCCGGATCGATCCCGCGCCCCTGGAGGCGGCTCTGGCCTCGGCCCGCGCGAGCCTTGCCCGGGCCGAGGCCATCCTCGCCCAGGCCGATACCACCGTGGAGCGGCTGCGCCCGCTGGCGGACGGCGAGGCGGTGAGCCGCCAGGAATTCGACAATGCCCTGGCCGCCCGGGACCAGGCGGCCGCGGAGGTGGCCGCGGCCCGGGCAGCGCTGCGCGGCGCCGAGCTGAATCTGGACTACGCCACCGTGACCGCGCCCATAGCCGGGCGCATCGGTCGGGCGCTGGTCACCGAGGGCGCTCTGGTGGGGCAGGGCGAGGCCACGCCGCTGGCGCGCATCCAGCAGACCGACCCCATCTACGCCAACCTGGTGCAGCCGGGCGCCGAAGTGCTGCGCCTGCGCCGGGCATTGACTGAAGGCCGTCTGAAGACCCTGGGCGAGGGCGAGGCGCGGGTCTCCCTGGTGCTCGAAGACGGACGGGTCTACGAGCGACCGGGCAAACTGATCTTCACCGATCTGACCGTGGACGAGGGCACCGGTGCGGTGACCCTGCGGGCGGAATTCCCCAACCCGGACGGCTTCCTGCTGCCGGGCATGTTCGTGCGCGCCCGCCTGGAGCAGGCGGTGCGCGAGCAGGCGATCACCGTGCCCCAGCAGGCGGTGCTGCGCGACAGCGGCGGCGAGGCCTATGTCTGGCGGGTGGACGCCGACAACCGCGCCCGACAGCATCCGGTGAGCGTGTCACACGCCCGGAACAATCGCTGGTTGATCGAATCCGGCCTGACGGCGGGTGATGTGATCATCGTTGAAGGGCTGCAGAAGGTCCGGCCCAAGGCCGAAGTGCGCACCGTCCCCTGGAAGGCGCCCGCGGCCTCCGCCACGCCGCCCGCGACCGGGCAAGGCTGA
- the fliR gene encoding flagellar biosynthetic protein FliR produces the protein MQFSVAEIMGWLGLFVWPWIRVGGMMLTAPLFTQNAIPVRVRVLLGLALTVVLMPAVASVPQVDPLSMEALMIAVQQALIGIALGFLISLPLQAATIGGEAVAMSMGLGFATMADPQGGMSVPVVSQFMLILVTLLFLAVGGHLMFIELMAESFQLLPISAVGFARDDFFTLVSWGSVMFTGAVLIALPALVLLLLVNLAMGVMTRAAPQMNIFSVGFPLTLMLGFLSLLYLVLPSLPGRMYALWRSAFDAARQMLGA, from the coding sequence ATGCAGTTCAGCGTCGCCGAGATCATGGGCTGGCTGGGGCTGTTCGTCTGGCCCTGGATTCGGGTGGGCGGGATGATGCTCACCGCCCCCCTGTTCACTCAGAACGCCATCCCCGTGCGGGTGCGGGTGCTGCTGGGGCTGGCGCTCACCGTGGTGCTGATGCCCGCGGTGGCATCGGTGCCCCAGGTGGACCCCTTGTCGATGGAAGCGCTGATGATCGCCGTGCAGCAGGCGCTGATCGGCATCGCGCTGGGTTTTCTCATCAGCTTGCCGCTGCAGGCGGCCACTATCGGCGGTGAGGCGGTGGCCATGAGCATGGGTCTGGGCTTCGCCACCATGGCCGACCCCCAGGGGGGCATGAGTGTGCCCGTGGTCTCCCAGTTCATGCTGATCCTGGTCACCCTGCTGTTTCTCGCGGTGGGCGGGCATCTGATGTTCATCGAACTGATGGCCGAAAGCTTCCAGCTGCTGCCCATATCGGCGGTGGGCTTCGCCCGGGACGACTTCTTCACCCTGGTGAGCTGGGGCAGTGTGATGTTCACCGGGGCCGTGCTGATCGCGCTGCCCGCCCTGGTGTTGCTGTTGCTGGTGAACCTGGCCATGGGGGTAATGACCCGCGCCGCGCCGCAGATGAACATCTTCTCGGTGGGCTTCCCGCTCACCCTGATGCTGGGTTTCCTCTCTCTGCTGTATCTGGTGCTGCCCTCGCTGCCCGGGCGCATGTATGCGCTGTGGCGCTCCGCTTTCGATGCGGCGCGACAGATGCTGGGCGCTTAG
- the fliQ gene encoding flagellar biosynthesis protein FliQ, translating to MTPEFAVELGTRALTVAVLLAAPILLSALAAGLLIGMFQAATQINEQTLSFVPKLGVMAAVLFIASPWMLSVLLDFARSLITGVPEFIHH from the coding sequence ATGACCCCCGAATTCGCCGTTGAGCTGGGCACCCGGGCGCTCACCGTAGCTGTGCTGCTGGCCGCCCCGATCCTGCTCTCGGCCCTGGCCGCGGGCCTGCTCATCGGCATGTTCCAGGCCGCCACCCAGATCAACGAGCAGACCCTGAGCTTTGTGCCCAAGCTCGGGGTTATGGCGGCGGTGCTGTTCATCGCCTCGCCCTGGATGCTGAGCGTGCTGCTGGATTTCGCCCGCAGCCTGATCACCGGGGTGCCCGAGTTCATCCACCACTAG